A region from the Kineothrix sp. IPX-CK genome encodes:
- a CDS encoding substrate-binding domain-containing protein produces the protein MKMKKVLAVVMAGMMVLGLAACGGSSAGTEQQNIQESAGEVTEEVTEELTEEATEEASQEAGGIALKVGVLMKTMSDTYSNKLGTTIESYMESDYPDSTLYLMDGQADIAKQISQAEDLIAKQVDVIVLNPQDADGSAQVLDLAAAAGIPVVEVNTETTRTDYAAFVGSEDIEAGEIMGRFVSKQLGGEGKIAILEGEMGQSAQIKRYEGLQNTILSEEGIECVATLSANWSRSTAMSTTEDWLGKYQDLKAIICENDDMAMGALQACESQGREMIIIGTDGIPDALQAVKDGRLSASVLQDAKGQATAAIDVAVKVASGEEVESRYKVDFQLITIDNVDDFLTE, from the coding sequence ATGAAAATGAAAAAGGTATTGGCAGTGGTAATGGCGGGCATGATGGTATTGGGACTCGCAGCCTGCGGAGGAAGCAGCGCGGGAACAGAACAGCAGAATATTCAGGAAAGTGCTGGAGAGGTAACAGAAGAAGTAACAGAAGAATTAACAGAAGAAGCAACGGAAGAGGCATCGCAGGAAGCAGGAGGAATAGCGCTGAAAGTCGGAGTATTGATGAAAACGATGTCCGATACTTATTCTAATAAACTTGGGACTACAATTGAAAGCTACATGGAATCTGACTACCCGGATTCAACTTTGTACTTAATGGATGGACAGGCTGATATTGCGAAGCAGATTTCTCAGGCAGAAGATTTAATTGCAAAACAGGTCGACGTTATTGTTCTGAATCCTCAAGATGCGGATGGTTCCGCACAGGTATTGGATCTGGCAGCTGCAGCAGGCATCCCTGTTGTGGAAGTGAATACGGAAACGACAAGAACGGATTATGCGGCATTTGTAGGCTCTGAAGACATTGAAGCCGGTGAAATAATGGGCAGATTTGTTTCCAAACAATTAGGCGGCGAAGGAAAGATTGCCATCTTGGAAGGCGAAATGGGACAAAGCGCTCAGATTAAGAGATATGAAGGCCTTCAAAATACAATACTTAGTGAAGAGGGAATTGAATGTGTGGCAACTCTCTCTGCCAATTGGTCAAGAAGTACAGCAATGTCTACCACGGAAGACTGGTTAGGAAAATATCAGGATTTAAAAGCGATTATATGTGAAAATGATGACATGGCTATGGGTGCATTGCAGGCATGTGAATCACAGGGCAGGGAAATGATCATCATTGGAACAGACGGAATTCCGGATGCGCTTCAGGCGGTAAAAGACGGACGTTTAAGTGCTTCGGTTCTTCAGGATGCAAAGGGACAGGCGACAGCGGCTATAGACGTGGCGGTTAAAGTTGCCAGCGGAGAAGAAGTGGAAAGCAGATATAAAGTTGATTTTCAGCTTATTACAATCGATAACGTCGATGATTTTCTTACAGAATAA
- a CDS encoding ABC transporter substrate binding protein, with product MTKEEKKLAPRYVIGVLLLAAALAILIYYLFFYREDSSFAVKDYPSVKHVLFISSYSESFETLDSQKAGIGKAFSGSNIQLDIEYMDMKRFNNKENEDLFYQSLKYKLNNFERYDVILLGDDAALEFAETYQQELFAGIPMVFFCINNAENAIRAGENPYITGAVEELYLKDTLDLAIKFQPEATKMVAIYDSTLTGQGDEKRFYSVKDDFPGYEFSGINSSEYTLEGFGEELDKISEDSIVIYMSRFEDVNGNLYTIPESVQYIVEHTRVPIYRVSVAGVGEGLIGGKMVSYEKSGYLAGSIVLDILNGADVADIPVVTKGEGQYCFDYQVLKKYDIDFSLIPKDAVVVNKSQTVFEKYKEILVPVLLLLAVCLCILFILIVDNIKRRRLMREIQKSHGELQETYDKLIITEEKLKQQYEENKNYIKYLETKEEYILYQAEHDYLTDLPNRRAAMEMLNRLIAAKEECTVIVMDIDDFKETNDAYGHACGDEILRETARRLLKLTDDRLFYASRLGGDEFMLIIKADQMKQDKELICQIKQDFAMPIVFDEKKHYIRISVGIACFKGDAADASELVSNADYAMYASKKLGTNEWIYYDAGMKDEALKRKNIKNILSEACRNDGFYVLYQPQVDAVTGMLDGYEALARLKDHAISPAQFIAIAEESEIIILLGRIVTKKVIEQMVTWREHGMELRPVAINFSSKQLQDRGYVSYLKDLLEENNISSNLIEIEITESIFLNNNEKAMKLFEDFSSIGVRLALDDFGTGYSSINYLTYIPVEKIKLDKSLVDIFLTEGKDAFIENIIRLAHCLGLKITVEGIEEKHQRDRVRDLEGDYIQGYYFSKPISGEDVELLKNPIK from the coding sequence ATGACAAAAGAGGAAAAAAAGCTGGCGCCAAGATATGTGATTGGAGTCCTTTTATTAGCGGCGGCTCTGGCAATATTGATTTATTATTTGTTCTTTTATAGGGAGGATAGTTCCTTTGCTGTTAAGGACTATCCTTCTGTTAAGCATGTGCTCTTTATCAGCTCCTACAGCGAGAGCTTCGAGACTCTGGACTCGCAGAAGGCGGGGATCGGGAAGGCGTTTTCAGGCAGCAATATTCAGCTCGATATCGAATATATGGATATGAAGAGATTTAATAATAAGGAGAATGAGGATTTATTTTATCAAAGCCTTAAGTACAAGCTGAATAATTTTGAGAGATACGATGTGATCCTGCTTGGAGATGATGCCGCTTTAGAATTTGCGGAGACCTATCAGCAGGAGCTGTTCGCGGGAATCCCTATGGTATTCTTTTGTATCAACAATGCGGAGAATGCGATAAGGGCAGGGGAGAATCCTTATATTACCGGCGCAGTGGAAGAACTGTATCTGAAAGATACCCTCGATCTGGCGATTAAGTTCCAGCCTGAGGCGACGAAGATGGTCGCTATTTACGACAGCACGCTGACAGGGCAAGGGGATGAAAAACGGTTTTACTCTGTGAAAGATGATTTTCCCGGATATGAATTTTCGGGAATTAATTCCTCCGAATATACGCTGGAGGGATTCGGAGAAGAACTGGATAAGATTTCTGAGGACAGTATTGTTATATATATGAGCCGTTTTGAAGACGTGAACGGTAACCTATATACCATACCGGAAAGTGTGCAGTATATTGTGGAGCATACCAGGGTGCCCATATATCGGGTTTCCGTTGCCGGAGTCGGAGAGGGACTGATTGGCGGTAAGATGGTTTCTTATGAGAAGTCGGGTTATTTAGCCGGCTCCATAGTGCTGGATATTCTGAACGGGGCGGACGTTGCTGATATTCCTGTGGTAACCAAAGGCGAGGGCCAGTATTGTTTCGACTATCAGGTTTTGAAAAAGTATGACATCGATTTTTCTCTTATACCTAAGGATGCCGTTGTTGTGAACAAGTCCCAGACAGTTTTTGAAAAGTATAAAGAGATACTTGTTCCCGTGCTTCTACTTCTTGCGGTTTGCCTGTGCATATTGTTTATTTTGATCGTGGATAATATAAAGCGCCGCCGCCTGATGAGGGAAATACAGAAATCTCACGGAGAATTACAGGAGACCTACGATAAATTAATTATTACCGAAGAGAAGCTAAAGCAACAATATGAAGAAAATAAGAACTACATAAAATACCTCGAGACGAAGGAGGAATACATCCTCTATCAGGCAGAACACGATTATCTGACGGATCTTCCCAACAGACGTGCCGCAATGGAAATGCTGAATAGGCTGATTGCGGCAAAGGAGGAATGCACAGTCATCGTCATGGATATCGACGATTTCAAGGAGACTAACGATGCTTATGGACACGCCTGCGGCGATGAGATTTTAAGGGAGACCGCCAGACGCCTGCTTAAACTTACGGACGATAGACTTTTTTATGCCTCGCGGCTGGGCGGAGATGAATTCATGCTGATCATAAAGGCGGATCAGATGAAGCAGGACAAAGAATTAATATGTCAGATCAAGCAGGATTTTGCAATGCCTATTGTTTTCGATGAAAAGAAGCATTATATAAGGATAAGCGTTGGAATCGCTTGTTTTAAAGGCGATGCGGCGGATGCCAGCGAATTAGTCTCCAATGCCGACTACGCGATGTATGCCTCTAAGAAACTGGGAACGAATGAATGGATTTATTATGATGCCGGCATGAAGGATGAAGCGCTCAAGCGAAAGAATATTAAGAATATCCTAAGTGAAGCTTGCAGAAACGACGGCTTCTATGTTCTGTATCAGCCTCAGGTCGATGCGGTCACCGGTATGCTGGATGGCTATGAGGCCCTGGCGAGACTGAAGGATCATGCGATTTCTCCCGCTCAGTTTATCGCGATAGCCGAGGAGTCGGAAATTATCATACTGCTGGGGCGCATCGTGACGAAGAAGGTAATCGAGCAGATGGTGACGTGGAGAGAGCACGGCATGGAGCTAAGGCCGGTGGCAATTAACTTTTCCAGCAAACAGCTTCAGGACAGAGGTTACGTCAGTTATTTGAAAGACTTGCTGGAAGAGAACAATATCTCATCTAATTTGATAGAAATCGAGATTACAGAAAGTATTTTCCTTAATAATAACGAAAAGGCTATGAAGCTATTCGAAGATTTTTCTTCTATCGGTGTCAGACTGGCGCTGGATGATTTTGGTACGGGATATTCATCCATTAACTATTTGACATATATACCGGTGGAAAAGATAAAGCTGGATAAGTCTCTGGTCGATATTTTCTTAACGGAGGGAAAAGACGCTTTTATTGAAAATATCATACGTCTGGCTCATTGTCTCGGTTTGAAGATCACGGTAGAAGGAATAGAAGAAAAGCATCAGAGGGATAGAGTAAGGGATCTGGAAGGGGATTATATTCAAGGCTATTATTTCAGCAAGCCGATCAGTGGGGAAGATGTGGAGCTTTTGAAAAATCCCATTAAGTAA
- a CDS encoding ABC transporter permease, whose protein sequence is MDNAVNILRQVSVNGIIAIGMTFVIMTGGIDLTVGSLIAVSGVVAGSILVANPNGVIVAILAALLACGLFGAMNGFFVAHMKVPAFVATLAGMTIARGFAYVYSDGKPYTLASEGFSYIGKGSVPIIIFLIIAFLSHILLSKMKFGRYIYATGGNIKAAGASGVNVKKVLLKVYILGGVLAGIAGIVLASRTNSGQPAVGVAYETDAIAAAVIGGTSMTGGVGTIGGTLIGILIIGTLNNGLNLLDVSSYYQQIIKGLIILGAVCFDIRSKDSSK, encoded by the coding sequence ATGGATAATGCAGTAAATATTCTGAGGCAGGTATCTGTAAACGGTATAATAGCTATCGGTATGACCTTTGTGATTATGACCGGAGGTATTGACTTGACAGTAGGGTCTTTAATTGCCGTATCCGGTGTTGTGGCAGGAAGTATTCTGGTCGCTAATCCTAATGGGGTGATAGTGGCCATACTCGCAGCGTTGCTGGCATGCGGTCTATTTGGTGCCATGAATGGATTCTTTGTAGCACATATGAAAGTCCCTGCCTTTGTTGCAACATTAGCAGGAATGACGATAGCCAGAGGATTTGCATATGTATATTCGGACGGTAAGCCTTACACATTGGCCTCGGAAGGATTCAGCTATATTGGGAAAGGCAGTGTACCGATTATTATCTTTCTGATCATTGCATTTTTGTCTCACATTTTGTTAAGCAAGATGAAATTCGGCAGATACATTTATGCCACCGGAGGCAATATCAAAGCAGCTGGCGCCTCGGGTGTTAATGTAAAGAAAGTATTGCTCAAAGTATATATATTAGGTGGTGTTTTAGCAGGTATTGCAGGAATCGTATTAGCATCCAGAACGAACTCCGGGCAGCCGGCAGTGGGTGTCGCTTACGAAACGGATGCAATTGCTGCCGCGGTAATCGGGGGAACTAGCATGACAGGAGGCGTTGGCACTATTGGAGGCACATTAATTGGTATCTTGATTATCGGGACGTTAAATAATGGCTTAAATCTCCTGGATGTATCCTCTTACTACCAACAGATCATCAAAGGGTTGATTATTCTTGGGGCTGTATGCTTTGATATCCGTTCCAAGGATTCATCAAAATAA
- the fba gene encoding class II fructose-1,6-bisphosphate aldolase has translation MALVSSLELLRKAQKEKYAVGAFNAENMEMVQAIVEAAVEMRAPVIIQTTPSTVAYASLAMFRAMVFAAANEADVPIALHLDHGDSLELCREAVGAKYTSVMYDGSKLSFEENINITKNVADFCRASAIQIEAELGTVGGKEDSHEVKSEDALYTNPMQAKEFAERTGVDSLAIAIGTAHGFYKGEPKLDFERLEEIHKVVSVPLVLHGASGVPDEAVKKSIGFGICKVNFATELRVAFTKGVNAILLNDNKVYDPKKYNKQGKEEVKKLVVNKIKLCGSNNKY, from the coding sequence ATGGCATTAGTAAGTTCATTAGAACTGTTAAGAAAAGCACAGAAAGAGAAATATGCGGTTGGAGCATTCAATGCGGAAAATATGGAGATGGTTCAGGCAATTGTAGAGGCGGCAGTAGAAATGAGAGCGCCGGTTATTATTCAAACGACCCCTTCTACGGTAGCATACGCAAGTCTTGCCATGTTTCGTGCGATGGTATTTGCGGCGGCAAATGAGGCAGATGTACCAATCGCTCTTCATTTGGATCATGGCGATAGCTTAGAGCTGTGCCGAGAAGCAGTGGGAGCTAAATATACATCTGTTATGTATGATGGCTCTAAATTAAGTTTTGAAGAAAATATTAATATAACAAAAAATGTTGCAGATTTCTGCAGAGCTTCTGCAATCCAGATCGAAGCCGAACTCGGTACTGTGGGCGGCAAAGAAGATAGTCATGAAGTTAAGAGCGAAGATGCTCTGTATACAAACCCAATGCAGGCTAAGGAATTTGCAGAGAGAACAGGTGTAGATTCTCTGGCCATAGCGATAGGGACAGCGCATGGATTTTATAAGGGAGAACCTAAACTGGATTTTGAAAGATTAGAGGAAATACATAAGGTGGTCTCTGTTCCGCTGGTGCTGCACGGGGCATCCGGTGTACCGGATGAGGCTGTAAAAAAGTCAATTGGATTTGGAATTTGTAAAGTCAATTTCGCTACGGAGCTTAGAGTTGCTTTTACGAAAGGTGTAAATGCAATTCTTTTAAATGATAATAAGGTATATGACCCCAAAAAATATAATAAGCAGGGGAAAGAAGAAGTAAAAAAGCTTGTTGTAAATAAGATAAAACTGTGTGGCAGTAATAATAAATATTAA